The segment TATCCGCAACGACCATTGACAACGCTACGGTGCCTCGTCCGGAGCGTATGCCCTTTATATCCCTGAGCGTCTTTTTCTCTCCCTTTTCGTCAAGCAGGCTGTATATCTGCTCCCGTCTGTACTCCAAGTCTTGGTTTACGCTGAGTATGCGCATTATCCATCTTTTTATCCGTTCTACCCTTATTTTGTTCGACGTTGAGATAATATGCAGTATAAACAGCAAAAGCGTGAACAATATAAGAATGCCCGCCATTCCTATTATAAGAACGTCGATAAATATCTGTACCCACTCGTGCACCTGTACTCCCCCTATTGCTGACTTGCAAAATAATCGCGCAAAATTGCATAAGACGCTTTAAGTCTCTCATGGAAAACCGGCGTTTCCCAATCATCCCATGAAAAAAGACCCATCGAAACGGCGCCGTCATACCCTTCGCGGACAACGCCTAAGCGTATTCCGTCAACGGTTTTGGGCGTTATATTATCAGTTGCCTTACTAAGATCTCCCACGACCTGCTTTTGCGACGGATCCATAAAACCTATAAGCTGCCACGGCAGCCTTATTTCAACGCAGTTCTCTCCGGCGCATATATCGGCGAGCGAATCCTCTTTCGCATCGCCGTACCTTAGCCGACCCGTTTCGTGACGCGAAAACTCTGTTGTTTCTCCCGTTTCCGGCATATACATAGGCCGGTTCATAGCTATATAGATCGGATTGTAATATCCCGAATTATCTTCATACTGACCCGGCAGAGGATCGAAGAACGAATGCATATGGGAATAGCTGTATTGAAATATGTCGCATGAGGCTTCTGTCAATATTCTGCTGTTTTCCCTGCCGTCAAGTATCATAAGGTAATTTGCCCGATCCGAAAAAACAAGTCCTCCGTTGATATGGTCGCTTCCTGTTGATTTTGACGTGCCTATGGGAACATAAACCGTATCGCGCTCAAGATCCCAGTCCTCGCCTTTTATCATTAGATAAAGATATGCCGCATCGCACCGTGCATAAACTTCCATACCGTCCTGTTTTGCCACCGGTCTGTCTTCGCTCCATTCCGATATGCTGCCATCCACAGATACAAGCGGCGCAGACTCTCCCGGCTCGAACGAGAGTATTCCGAAGCATTCCTCGGGACATTGTACATTATACCAAAACGGACGTCTTTCCGGTATCTCATAATCCATAGTATTCCAGTTGCGCTTGAACCACTCGTCCTGCCAGCTGAATATGATCGCTCCGCAGCAGCCGGCTTCGCGTATATCCTTATTGAGAGAGATAAGCCATTCGGCCTGATCTGTCTCGCTTGCGTATCCTTGCGTCATTCCCGTAACTGAATTGACGTGCGCTATCCCGCGCGACGTAGGTATACCGTACTCCGACACGAGTACCGGCATGGAATGATAGGCCGTAAGCTCTTTTAAATATTCAAGATAAGGATCCGGCGTTTCTCCTTTTAAATATTTTGTATCGTAGCTTAAAAACTCCGGATAGTAGGGATAAACGTGATATGAAGCGAAAAAGCCCGCCGAAAAGTTTTCGGTCGCGCATATATGCTCGGCGTCGACTACGGCTGCATCCTCAACTTCCGGACTCGGCTCGTTGGGATGATCTAGCGGGTCGGTCGTGCACCAGTTGCATATCGCCACGGGACGTTCGTCTCCGTAAACTTCCAGATCGCGCTCTATCGCAGTTTCGGCCGCCTCTGCTAAAAACACCTCAAACGGAGACGCGCCCTGCGTATACACGTATTTCCCTTTAAATCCGCGCCTCTCGGACTCCGCCTCATTTGTAGCGTTCACAAAATCGGCGCTCCACTCGATGCCGAGTATCCAGCCTATGACCCATGAGGATACATCGGCAGTATATGTACCTCCCGCGTTTCCGGGCCTTATTTCAATATCGCAGCTGCCGTGTATCATATCAACGGCATTTTGTATATCCGTAAAGAAAATTTCTTTAAAATCATTCTGAAATGCGTTCTGATATTCTTCTATGAGCTCCTCGTTGGCATAAACGCCCTGAATGAGATAAAGCGGACACTCCGATGCTAAGTTGAACTCCAAAAGCGCCTCATAAAACTGCGGCGTCTGGTTTACATATACGCGAATTACCCGAACGTTCATATCGCTTATATAACCGAACCAGCGAATATAGTCTTCTTTAGATATCGCAAACTCCCCCGGAAAATTGCCTACTGAGGCCGCGCCTATATTAACGCCGTTTAAAAACGCCTTTTCGTACTCTCCCTGCTCGCTTTGGATACAAAAATCTGTGCCCTGTATAACTGCCGGCATTCTTATATGCTCATAAGTCTTCATATTATTCAAACTGCACCCCGACAACATCGTAAAGAATACTGCGCATATAACTAAATAACAAAGATGCTTTTTTATCTTTTCGGACAATCCGCTCCACCTCCTCGATTTGCGTACGCATCGTCTATGAGAGCAAAAATCGTATGCTATAAATAGAATTATATCATAAAAAACGGCTTTTGGGGAAATCCCCGTGTACTGCGCCGCACTATTTTCGTGTCAGGTCATCTCCGTTTCGACTATACGGCTGTATTCACGCAAAGGATATACGCCGTCGTGCGCCTCGCCGCACACCGTGCGCGACATATTGCCTGCGGATGTTATGCGCACCACGCCGACAAGAGCAAGCATATTTGATATCTCTTTTCGTTTTTCCTTGTCCTGTGTAAGCACCGCCGCCGTTTGCAGATAATTCTTATGCTTTTTAAGCGAATATAACTTATCAAGCGGCAACCGCTTTATCCATACGTTCCTGTAAAGATATGAAAGCGCAAGCTCGGAATCTTCACATATCATCACGCTTATTCCGTTTTCGCTCAAGACTTCGGTCCCCGTAATGTGGCGCTCAAGTCTCTCGTTATAAAGATTTATGGCATTCTTTGCCCTCATGCCGTAATCCTGGGGACGTGATTTTTCATTAGCCTCTTTTAATATCCGAAAAAATCTTCGGGCAAATTCGTTTTGCGCCTCTTTTGATGTTGTATCGATAAAGATACCCTGACATGAAGAGCATAGAAGCTGATTTGTATCGCAGATCGACTTTGCCAGCAGATAAAGCTCCGAATCGGAGGCGTCCGGCTCGGCGTATGCAAACGACAGCTTATGGCCCCACGCGATTATCTTTGTATTTACGTCTGCAAGGCTCCTTGCGGCTTTCACGGCGGCGTCGCCTCCCCACACTACCACGCCGTCGCAAAGATCGGCCAAAGCTTTAAGCGACGCCGTATCGGTGGACGGTACATCGAAAACGTAAATATACTCCGAAAGGAGCGGCTCCGTTTTTATAAGCTCGTAAAGGAGCAATACGGAAAGCCCCGAATCGCCCATAGGCAGCTTGAGTATATTTATATTGCCCGATAAAAGCCCCTCCACTACGCTGTACGCGGGCAGCGCGTCAACATTGCCTGCGGCTATATGAAGAAGCGCGCCCAGAGGGTATCTTTTTCTTATTATCTTCCCGTCTATCACCTTTTCGTCGTCGCAAAGCTCAACGGCGCATTTTTTGGTAAGTCCCTCTTTTGTAAACAGCTCGCACATGGCGTCAAACTGAGCTTCACTTATATTAAAAAAATCCAAAAACGGCTTTACAACGCTGTCAAATTCTCCTTCTTTGACCCTTCGTACCAGGGAGTCGCAGGCGTTTATCACCGTTCGGCTTTTAAGCGTCTCTCCTCGATTCAAGGGGGCGTAAAGGTCAGCCCGAAGCGAGGCGATAAGCTCCTCCTGGCGGCTGTTTTCATAAAGCTTTCCCTTATATAAGATCATGACTGCTCCTTTAAATACTCCTGTGCGCCTGCGGCGCATGTTATTACATCGCTTATGCCTACGCGCCCGATTATCTCAAGCCACGGCGAGGGCGCGCCGCAGGGGCACCCCTCGTTGTGAAGTACGCCCAGGTCGTCCGTCATTACGCTCAAAAGCGGTCCGCTCTGCATCATCGGCGTAAGTAGATTTATAAGCCCAGCGCGCCCGTTTTCAACAGGCAGAAATGTGTCCGGATCGCGTATTATTACCCTGCTGTAGACCGGTATATGAAAATGATGATATTTGCAGTCTGTGTAAAGTATGGGATGCTCGACCGCGCCGAAAAATTCGATAACGTGCTCCTCATCTATGCCGAGCACGTCCCAAACGAGCTCGTAAAACGCCTTTTTATCGGGCTGCTCTGCGTAAAACTGCTTCCAGCCGCCTCCCAAGGTCACCAAACTGCCGTGCGGCATCTTATATCTTATTTTGCGCTCTTTTAAGCTTCTTAACAGAAAATACGTATAGGCGGGGAAGCCTATCGTGCGCATGGGAAAGCGTGAGCGCGAGGCACGTTCAAAGGCGCTTAAAACTCTGTCCCACGAAAGCTCGTATCCGTTCTTCGTCACCTCAAGCGCGAACGTGCGGCTCAGTGCCGGAGCGAAGAAGGTAAAGCCCAGCGCCGTTTTGCTCACAGCCGTCTTATTCGTTTTTGTGGGCTGATATCCGAAGATTATATAATTAGTCGGCACTGGCGACCAGAGCTTATGATATCTGCCCACGTTTATGACCATGCGCGAGCCTATGGCGAGAGTCTTTAAATCAAAGCCTATATTCGACATGACTCCGCTAGTGCCGGACGACGTTGCTTTTATGAGCATCCGGCTGTCGGGCAGGCTGAAAAGGTCGTGATGCTTAAAATAGAGCGTCGGCAGAAACGGCAGGCGCGCAAGGTCGTCTGCGCCGCGTATCATATCGGGCGAAAAAGAAAACTCGTCGAGTATTCTCCTGTAATCGGCGCAGTTGTCGTACTGAAAGCGCGCGTTCTCCCGCATTGCGAGAACGAAAAGCTCCTCGCTTCCCTTCGTGTCGTATATATTTTTATATCCGAAAAGACGACGGGTGTATTTCACCTGTCTCACCTCCGTACTGTCTTTCGCGCCCTTCTTATTTGTCATCATAAGCTGATTTTACCACAATATTCTTTTATATGAACAAAAAAGCCTGAAAAGAGGGAAACGAACTTAGTTTCCCTCTTTCTTTTAAGACTATGTTCTTATTTGTCTTTCCCGAAAAGTCCGCCCAATCCTCCCGTAGGTTTCTGCGGCTTCTGCGGGCTTGATGCGCCGGGACGCGGCGGCTTCGGCGGATTTGACGTCCCCGGGCGCGGAGCGCTCTGTGTCGGGCGCGGTAC is part of the Clostridia bacterium genome and harbors:
- a CDS encoding family 2 glycosyl transferase, which codes for MSEKIKKHLCYLVICAVFFTMLSGCSLNNMKTYEHIRMPAVIQGTDFCIQSEQGEYEKAFLNGVNIGAASVGNFPGEFAISKEDYIRWFGYISDMNVRVIRVYVNQTPQFYEALLEFNLASECPLYLIQGVYANEELIEEYQNAFQNDFKEIFFTDIQNAVDMIHGSCDIEIRPGNAGGTYTADVSSWVIGWILGIEWSADFVNATNEAESERRGFKGKYVYTQGASPFEVFLAEAAETAIERDLEVYGDERPVAICNWCTTDPLDHPNEPSPEVEDAAVVDAEHICATENFSAGFFASYHVYPYYPEFLSYDTKYLKGETPDPYLEYLKELTAYHSMPVLVSEYGIPTSRGIAHVNSVTGMTQGYASETDQAEWLISLNKDIREAGCCGAIIFSWQDEWFKRNWNTMDYEIPERRPFWYNVQCPEECFGILSFEPGESAPLVSVDGSISEWSEDRPVAKQDGMEVYARCDAAYLYLMIKGEDWDLERDTVYVPIGTSKSTGSDHINGGLVFSDRANYLMILDGRENSRILTEASCDIFQYSYSHMHSFFDPLPGQYEDNSGYYNPIYIAMNRPMYMPETGETTEFSRHETGRLRYGDAKEDSLADICAGENCVEIRLPWQLIGFMDPSQKQVVGDLSKATDNITPKTVDGIRLGVVREGYDGAVSMGLFSWDDWETPVFHERLKASYAILRDYFASQQ
- a CDS encoding acyl-CoA reductase, which produces MILYKGKLYENSRQEELIASLRADLYAPLNRGETLKSRTVINACDSLVRRVKEGEFDSVVKPFLDFFNISEAQFDAMCELFTKEGLTKKCAVELCDDEKVIDGKIIRKRYPLGALLHIAAGNVDALPAYSVVEGLLSGNINILKLPMGDSGLSVLLLYELIKTEPLLSEYIYVFDVPSTDTASLKALADLCDGVVVWGGDAAVKAARSLADVNTKIIAWGHKLSFAYAEPDASDSELYLLAKSICDTNQLLCSSCQGIFIDTTSKEAQNEFARRFFRILKEANEKSRPQDYGMRAKNAINLYNERLERHITGTEVLSENGISVMICEDSELALSYLYRNVWIKRLPLDKLYSLKKHKNYLQTAAVLTQDKEKRKEISNMLALVGVVRITSAGNMSRTVCGEAHDGVYPLREYSRIVETEMT
- a CDS encoding acyl-protein synthetase; protein product: MKYTRRLFGYKNIYDTKGSEELFVLAMRENARFQYDNCADYRRILDEFSFSPDMIRGADDLARLPFLPTLYFKHHDLFSLPDSRMLIKATSSGTSGVMSNIGFDLKTLAIGSRMVINVGRYHKLWSPVPTNYIIFGYQPTKTNKTAVSKTALGFTFFAPALSRTFALEVTKNGYELSWDRVLSAFERASRSRFPMRTIGFPAYTYFLLRSLKERKIRYKMPHGSLVTLGGGWKQFYAEQPDKKAFYELVWDVLGIDEEHVIEFFGAVEHPILYTDCKYHHFHIPVYSRVIIRDPDTFLPVENGRAGLINLLTPMMQSGPLLSVMTDDLGVLHNEGCPCGAPSPWLEIIGRVGISDVITCAAGAQEYLKEQS